The proteins below come from a single Parazoarcus communis genomic window:
- the soxA gene encoding sulfur oxidation c-type cytochrome SoxA, producing the protein MRKQFMFTALGAAVMLTSPLASANEELNFDAYREMLADGNPAELYEMEGEELWRTARGPKNATLEQCNLGLGPGVVEGAAAQLPRYFDDTGKVQDLESRLMHCMETQQGIPSAEIINGKFLKGERGKLAALVAYVVTHSKGKPIAVDLSHPKMKAMYDMGERAFFYRTGSMDFACSTCHSQDDKRIRATSLPNITKPEGAAAGWGSWPAYRVSNSQFWTMQHRLWDCFRQQRTAEPVFASDVTIALSVFMAGKGNGAAAQWPGVKR; encoded by the coding sequence ATGAGAAAACAATTCATGTTCACCGCGCTCGGCGCTGCAGTGATGCTGACCAGCCCGCTGGCATCGGCGAACGAGGAACTGAACTTCGACGCCTATCGCGAAATGCTCGCCGACGGTAATCCGGCCGAGCTTTACGAAATGGAGGGCGAAGAGCTCTGGCGTACCGCACGCGGGCCCAAGAACGCGACGCTCGAGCAGTGTAACCTTGGCCTCGGGCCGGGTGTGGTCGAGGGCGCCGCGGCACAGTTGCCGCGCTACTTCGATGACACCGGCAAGGTGCAGGATCTCGAGTCGCGGCTGATGCACTGCATGGAAACCCAGCAGGGCATCCCCTCGGCCGAGATCATCAATGGCAAGTTCCTGAAAGGTGAGCGGGGCAAGCTTGCAGCGCTGGTGGCCTACGTGGTTACGCACTCGAAGGGCAAGCCGATCGCGGTCGACCTGTCGCATCCCAAGATGAAAGCGATGTACGACATGGGCGAGCGTGCCTTCTTCTACCGCACCGGTTCGATGGATTTTGCCTGCTCCACCTGCCACAGCCAGGACGACAAGCGCATCCGTGCGACGTCGCTGCCCAACATCACCAAGCCCGAGGGCGCAGCGGCGGGCTGGGGATCGTGGCCGGCCTACCGTGTGTCCAACTCGCAGTTCTGGACCATGCAGCACCGCCTGTGGGACTGCTTCCGCCAGCAACGCACGGCCGAGCCGGTGTTCGCTTCGGATGTGACGATTGCGCTGTCGGTGTTCATGGCGGGCAAGGGTAACGGTGCCGCGGCCCAGTGGCCCGGTGTGAAGCGCTAA
- the soxZ gene encoding thiosulfate oxidation carrier complex protein SoxZ, which produces MANPMRIRAAAKEGVTEVRVLMSHVMETGQRKDSSGALIPAHFITELTAKHNDKVVLSAQFGASVSTNPYLAFKFNGGAKGDKVTVSWADNKGDSRTDEVQIS; this is translated from the coding sequence ATGGCAAATCCGATGCGTATTCGCGCAGCAGCCAAGGAAGGCGTGACTGAAGTGCGCGTGCTGATGTCGCACGTCATGGAAACCGGCCAGCGCAAGGACTCGTCCGGTGCGCTGATTCCGGCGCACTTCATCACCGAACTGACTGCCAAGCACAACGACAAGGTGGTGCTCTCGGCCCAGTTTGGCGCCTCGGTGTCCACCAACCCGTATCTGGCGTTCAAGTTCAACGGCGGCGCCAAGGGTGACAAGGTCACGGTGAGCTGGGCGGACAACAAGGGCGACAGCCGCACTGACGAAGTGCAGATTTCCTGA
- the soxY gene encoding thiosulfate oxidation carrier protein SoxY, which yields MNNQRRETLKAGGGLGMLGLLAAAGLIKPELAEAAWNKGAFDAKTLDAAMSAMGAGKPVESADVQIAAPDIAENGAVVPVGVVSNLPKTEQISIMIEKNPNMLAASFDIPAGTLPDVQTRVKMGQTSDVYAVVKADGKFYMAKKEIKVTLGGCGG from the coding sequence ATGAACAATCAACGCAGGGAGACCCTGAAGGCGGGCGGCGGTCTGGGCATGCTCGGTCTGCTGGCTGCGGCCGGTCTGATCAAGCCCGAATTGGCTGAGGCTGCCTGGAACAAAGGCGCTTTCGACGCCAAGACTCTTGATGCTGCAATGTCGGCCATGGGTGCGGGCAAGCCGGTGGAAAGCGCCGATGTCCAGATCGCCGCGCCCGATATCGCGGAGAACGGAGCCGTTGTGCCGGTCGGGGTGGTGAGCAACCTTCCGAAGACCGAGCAGATCTCGATCATGATCGAGAAGAATCCGAACATGCTGGCAGCGTCTTTCGATATTCCGGCAGGCACGCTTCCCGATGTCCAGACCCGGGTCAAGATGGGGCAAACATCGGATGTCTACGCGGTGGTCAAGGCCGACGGCAAGTTCTACATGGCCAAGAAAGAAATCAAGGTCACGCTCGGCGGCTGCGGCGGCTGA